In Candidatus Electrothrix scaldis, the genomic window CAGGGGCAATTTTGATAAAAAAAGGAGAATATGATGAAGCAAAGCAACTTCTTTTAGAAGCATATGAACTAGCTGAGAAAATTAGCTATGATAAAGGTTCAGTTTATGCCTTGCGAAATTTAGGGATTGTTGCAAGCAGGCAAGGATTTAACGGTACCGCGACTCGTTATTATATGGAAAGTATAATTTTAGCTCGTAAGATCAAGGATAAAAATGGTGTTGCTATGGGGCTGAATAATGTAGGAACTATTGCGAGTCGGGAAGGTGCTTATGAAGAAGCGATTAAGTGCTACGAGGAAAGGCTTCACATCGCAAGAGAGATGAACAAGTCAAGAGGGATAGCAATCAGCTTAACTAATCTTGGCTATGTTGCCTATAGACAGAAAAAATACGATGCTTCAGTCGCTTATCAGAAAGAAGCATTAGAGCTAGCCAAAGAATACAAAATGAAAAGCTTGATGCCTGGAATCTTAACAAGCCTTGGAGAATTATCGACTGCGCAGAATGAATATGAAAAAGCTGCTAAGTATTTGGTTCAAAGCTTGAGTATGTCAAAAGAAGCTGGAGAAATTCCCCGTATATTAACTTGTGTTACTAAAGTGGCCGCTTTATTTGAGAAACAGAGACTCTTTGAGCAAACAGCTGAAATTTTATCTTTTGTATCAGAACATCCCAAAAAAAGTGCTTCTGATCAAAAGGCGATAGATGAAATATTCGAAATTATGAATAAAGATGTATCAGGTGATTTGGTACAAGAAGTTGCAAAAAGAGAGAAAAAAATAGACGCAATAGAATTTGCAGAAAATACTATTGATCAATTAAATAAGTTGCTGTGTAAAAATGGTTTTTCTCAATACTGTTGAGTATCAAACTTTGCTTCATTGTACGGTCGTGCTACCGAGTTATCAAATTTCTATTTCTAGCGGTCAGATGCAGAATAAAGATTGGTTACAAAGCAATGTAGTATTTTTTTTTGCGATTGCGGAGAGCGCATATTACTCCATGAATTTCAATCTCGCCAACAACACCTTCTGCCACTCGTGGGGGTGGAATTTTTACTCCCCCTTGCACTCTCTGCCATACCCTGCTCGGCTATCATGACTATGAGTAATGAAGTAATGATAGCGACGAAGCATCGTATAAGACTATGCCGAAAAAAAACGGAATAGAACAAGCACCCGGAACAAGTCTGTCCCCTCTGCTCTCATATATCCGGGAAAACGTTGCCCAGGCCAGAAGCAGGGCCTATTCCGCCGTGAACACGGCTATGGTTCAGGCATACTGGCTGATCGGTAAACGGATTGTTGAGGAGGAACAAAACGGGAAGGAACGGGCAGAGTACGGCCAGCAGATCGTGAAAACCTTGTCCAAAGAGTTAACTGCTGAGTTCGGTAACGGTTTTTCTGAAAGAAGTATCCGTGATTTTAGAAAATTTTATCTTGTGTTCCCTGAAAGAGAAAATTGGCGCACACTGTGTGCCGATTCTTCTACACCAAATCAGAGAATTCCTCAGGATAATGACGAGACAATACTCGCTCCATTATTCAACCGACTCAGCTGGTCGCATATTCGCCTGATTATGCGGCTATCAAATGCCGATGCCCGCGCCTATTACATCAAAGAAACTGCCGAGAACAACTGGAGCGTCCGCACTCTGGACCGCAATATCTCAACACTCTATTATGAGCGCCTGCTGAAATCGCCGAATCAGGAACCGGTCAGGCAGGAGATGCTCGAAAAAACAAAGCCGTTGCAACAGGATAAGTTCGAGTTCATCAAAAGTCCGGCAGTGCTGGAATTCCTCAACCTTCCGGCGAACAAGGGCTATACCGAACAGCAGCTTGAAAAGGCCCTGCTTGATAATCTGCAACAGTTCTTGCTGGAACTCGGCAAGGGATATGCCTTTGTCGAGCGACAGAAACTGATTCGGACCGAAGCAAGAGACTATTATATCGATCTGGTCTTCTATAATTACATCCTGAAATGTTTCGTACTTATTGATCTTAAAACGCATCGTATCACCCATCAGGATGTCGGGCAGATGGACATGTACGTGCGCATGTTTGATGAGCGGGAACGACATCAGGGCGATAACCCCACCCTCGGCATCGTGCTCTGTACAGAAACAGACCAGGATATTGCACGGTATTCCGTTTTGAAGGGCAACGAACAGCTCTTCGCCTCAAAATACAAACTCTACCTCCCCACAGAAGAAGAACTGCGTGCTGAAATCGAACGGGAAAAACTGCATCTGCGTTTACAGATGGGGCATAATGAACCTGCGTAATGTGAAAAAAAGAAATGAAAGTGAAAAAACTCCTCTCGGCCTGCCGGAGCACCATCAGTAACAGGCGTCCCTTTTTCGATACAGCTTGTAGGGGCAGGTCCCTGTGCCTGCCCGCTAGACAAGGGCGAACACAGGGGTTCGCCCCTACGATGCTCGGCATAGTGGTTATGCTCTTGTTGTTCTCTGGGGGTAACATCCTGGCAGCGGAAAAGCAGAATTTTTTCATCACCACCGGGCCGGAATCGACTGAGGAAAGCTTTCAGCGCTTTATTTTCTCCTTTTCTGTGGACAGGAGCTATGCTGGTAAGCTTTTTGTCCGCGTTTTTGATGCGGATTTCGGTGGAACCCTGGATCTTGGTTATAAGGATTCCAAGGCGCGTTATCTGGTTTACGGCGGGGCAAATATCAAACAGGGTTTGCGCAACATTGACGAGCCCTTGCCAGGCCAAGCACCCTTAGCCGCGCTGGAACTGGGGGAAGACAAATTTTACGACAGCCGTTGGCGGACCATTGCCGCGCTTAATCCTACGGATGGCAGGCTCCCCGATGGAAGCGTTCTTTTTCAGCTGGTGGTGGACGGTATCTCCGGTCCTGGCAGTAATAAGTTTCAGCTCTTTATCTCAGCGGATGAAAAGAAAAATATGGTGATTCCCGGTCTCCGGCTCTTTGCTCCGGCAATAAATGTGCAGGTGCCCAGTGCTCCGTCCTTAGCCACTGAAGTTCGTTTCACCGTGCCTGCAACAAGCCAGTTTCTCAATATCACCAATTTTGACGCTGATACTGCAAACTATGGTGGCCGTATCGCCTTCTCCTCTCCTGTTCGCCCCAAGTTTCCGCTCAAGGCATCGAATAATAAGACCGCTGATTATGCCCGGCTTCCTCTGCTGGAGGAGGAAAAGGGCAAGACCGCAGCTCTGCTCCTCTCCTCCAACAAGGTAAACTATGTCCAGCTCTGGCTGGAGGATGATCAGGGCCAGGAAATCCCTCTGAACCTACCGCCTTTTCTTGCCCCTGCAAACCATGTCCCTGAACCAAAGGTCAAAGTGACCCTGTTATCCGGTTGCAATACCGCTGTCTTGGATGCCACCGGCACTGTGGACAAGGATGATGACCAGCTTTCCTTTACCTGGAATTTTGAAGACGGCAGCACTGATACAGGGAGCCGGATTACCCATGATTTTAACGGACCTGGAACCTACACAGCCCATCTTACGGTTCAGGATGATTCCGGCTTTATTGCCAATCAGGCCAGTCTGGATATTCCGGTGACCATCAACGCCCCGCCCAAGGCCCGGATTACGGCCCCTGCCAGTGCCGTTCCGGGCGAAAAAGTGCGCTTTGACGGCAGTGCCTCTGCTGATGTTGATGGTGAGCTCATTCGGTATCGCTGGATTTTTGATAAGGAACGGGAGGATAATGGGCCGGTTATTGAGTACAGCTTTGATCGTCCTGGGGTGCATGAGGTGCGCTTGCTGGTGGAAGATGATGGCCCCGGCCTCTGCACCAGCGACCAAGCCAACCATAGTATCCTGATCAATGCTGCTCCCTTGGCACAGTTCACCTTTAAGCAGGTGGCTGCACCGGGCGAAGAGGTTGTGCTGGATGCCAGTGATTCCCTGGACAGTGATGGTGCGATTACAACCTATACCTGGGATTTTGGTGAGCAGGGTGCATCGGGCAGTGGCGAGACGGTCAGGCATAGCTGGCAGGAGCCCGGTCTGTACACGATCCGGTTACAGGTCGCAGATGACTCCGGCCTGAGTAACAGCACCAATGAGGCGCAAGGAACCATCAGGATTAATGCGGCCCCTGAACCGGTCATTACCGCTTCAACCCAAGTGGCTGCTGCCAATGTCCCGGTCAGTTTCAGTGCGGCAAAATCCTGTGATACAGACGGCAAGATCAGCACCTATGCCTGGAATTTTGGTGATGGGGCAACAGGGCAGGGCGGTCAGGCAGAGCATGTCTACGCAAAACCGGGTCTCTACACGGTTCGTTTGACAACCCAGGATGATTCCGGGGTTGGGAATGCAAGCCAGTTCTGCGAACAGACCCTGCGTGTTAATGCCCCGCCTGTACCGGTGATCACTATGCCGGAAGTCGTCAACAGCAGTGAGGTGGTTTTTGATGCCTCCAGGTCCAGCGATACCGATGATGCCATTATTGCCTATACCTGGGATTTTGGGGACGGCAGCAAGGCCAACGGTGCTCAGGTTCGTCATGTTTATCCCCTGCCAGGGAGTTACACGGTCCAGCTCCAGGTAACTGACGCTTCAGGCACGGCCAGCGCGACCCAGGCTGTGCAGCAGGAAATTCGGGTCAATGCATCGCCGGTTGCAGATGCTGGCCCGGATCAGCTTATTGCTCCCGGCGGCACGGTGCAGTTTGACGGAAGTCGTTCTCTGGATCCAGATGGGGCTATCAGCTCCTTTGTTTGGCAGGTGCAGGAGAAGAAATATACAGGTGCAAAGTTTGCTCATCAATTTGACCAGCCCGGCCAATACCAGATCAATCTGACAGTAACAGATAATGACAATGCTAGTCAGAGCGATTCGCTGACCGTGATTGTTAATAATCAGCCTATTGCCCGGATGCAGCCCTTGCCGCGCCTTGAACCGGGCAAGGAAGTTCTGTTTGATGCCACCGGCTCAGTGGATGCGGACGGGAGCATTGCTGCCTATCTCTGGGATTTCGGGGATGGGAGCAAGGACGAGGGGCAGCAGGTAAAGCATGTCTATGCCGAGCCGGGTCGCTATCAGACCGTGCTCACGGTGCAGGATGACAGTGGCGCAACCAACGACAGTGCCACAGCCCGCCAGACCGTGGCGATCAATTTTCCACCCAAGGCCGATGCGGGCCAGGATGTGCATACCTGCGGCCAGTTGGTCTCCTTTGACGGCTCGGCCAGCACTGACCCGGATCAGGATCCGCTTGCCTATTATTGGGATTTTGGTGATCAAAAGAGCGGGCAAGGGAGAAACGTCAATCACCAGTTTGCCGCCCCCGGCCTGTATCCGGTCCGCCTGCGGGTGGATGACCAGAATGGCTTGGGGAACAGCGATGATACGCAACAGATCACAGTGCAGATCAATAATCCGCCCAAGGCAGTAATCCACACCGACGGAGAGCTGTTCTGCGTGGGTGAGCATGTGCTCTTTGATGGCTCCTTATCTCACGACCCAGAGGAAGGGCCTTTGCGCTATCTCTGGGATCTTGGGGATGGTCAGCCAGTGGAAGGCGCAAACCCGATTCGGGTCTATGATAAGGCAGGCCATTATGCCATCAACCTGACCGTGTTTGATGATTCCGGTTTGCAATGCAATGTAGGTCAGGCCCGGAAAAATATCCAGCTCATTGCGGCACCCATAGCCAGAGCTGGTGAGGATATTGAGGTGTGTAGCAATGCGCCAGTGGCCTTTGATGCTACGGCCTCAAATGGTGGTGAGCGACCCATTATCAGTTATACCTGGAATTTTGGCGACGGCAGCTCTGATGTACTGGCTGAGACCAATCATATCTACAAGGAACCAGGGCTGTATGAGGCCAGATTGACCGTCAAAACCCCGGAGCTCAGTCGCTGCGATAATCAGGCAAGTGATGTGCGCAAGGTGCGGGTTCTGGCTGCACCGCAGGCCGACTTTACAGCAGGAAATGGCTGTGTGGGCGA contains:
- a CDS encoding PDDEXK nuclease domain-containing protein; translation: MPKKNGIEQAPGTSLSPLLSYIRENVAQARSRAYSAVNTAMVQAYWLIGKRIVEEEQNGKERAEYGQQIVKTLSKELTAEFGNGFSERSIRDFRKFYLVFPERENWRTLCADSSTPNQRIPQDNDETILAPLFNRLSWSHIRLIMRLSNADARAYYIKETAENNWSVRTLDRNISTLYYERLLKSPNQEPVRQEMLEKTKPLQQDKFEFIKSPAVLEFLNLPANKGYTEQQLEKALLDNLQQFLLELGKGYAFVERQKLIRTEARDYYIDLVFYNYILKCFVLIDLKTHRITHQDVGQMDMYVRMFDERERHQGDNPTLGIVLCTETDQDIARYSVLKGNEQLFASKYKLYLPTEEELRAEIEREKLHLRLQMGHNEPA
- a CDS encoding PKD domain-containing protein, coding for MKVKKLLSACRSTISNRRPFFDTACRGRSLCLPARQGRTQGFAPTMLGIVVMLLLFSGGNILAAEKQNFFITTGPESTEESFQRFIFSFSVDRSYAGKLFVRVFDADFGGTLDLGYKDSKARYLVYGGANIKQGLRNIDEPLPGQAPLAALELGEDKFYDSRWRTIAALNPTDGRLPDGSVLFQLVVDGISGPGSNKFQLFISADEKKNMVIPGLRLFAPAINVQVPSAPSLATEVRFTVPATSQFLNITNFDADTANYGGRIAFSSPVRPKFPLKASNNKTADYARLPLLEEEKGKTAALLLSSNKVNYVQLWLEDDQGQEIPLNLPPFLAPANHVPEPKVKVTLLSGCNTAVLDATGTVDKDDDQLSFTWNFEDGSTDTGSRITHDFNGPGTYTAHLTVQDDSGFIANQASLDIPVTINAPPKARITAPASAVPGEKVRFDGSASADVDGELIRYRWIFDKEREDNGPVIEYSFDRPGVHEVRLLVEDDGPGLCTSDQANHSILINAAPLAQFTFKQVAAPGEEVVLDASDSLDSDGAITTYTWDFGEQGASGSGETVRHSWQEPGLYTIRLQVADDSGLSNSTNEAQGTIRINAAPEPVITASTQVAAANVPVSFSAAKSCDTDGKISTYAWNFGDGATGQGGQAEHVYAKPGLYTVRLTTQDDSGVGNASQFCEQTLRVNAPPVPVITMPEVVNSSEVVFDASRSSDTDDAIIAYTWDFGDGSKANGAQVRHVYPLPGSYTVQLQVTDASGTASATQAVQQEIRVNASPVADAGPDQLIAPGGTVQFDGSRSLDPDGAISSFVWQVQEKKYTGAKFAHQFDQPGQYQINLTVTDNDNASQSDSLTVIVNNQPIARMQPLPRLEPGKEVLFDATGSVDADGSIAAYLWDFGDGSKDEGQQVKHVYAEPGRYQTVLTVQDDSGATNDSATARQTVAINFPPKADAGQDVHTCGQLVSFDGSASTDPDQDPLAYYWDFGDQKSGQGRNVNHQFAAPGLYPVRLRVDDQNGLGNSDDTQQITVQINNPPKAVIHTDGELFCVGEHVLFDGSLSHDPEEGPLRYLWDLGDGQPVEGANPIRVYDKAGHYAINLTVFDDSGLQCNVGQARKNIQLIAAPIARAGEDIEVCSNAPVAFDATASNGGERPIISYTWNFGDGSSDVLAETNHIYKEPGLYEARLTVKTPELSRCDNQASDVRKVRVLAAPQADFTAGNGCVGELLTFDASASAKSNEGSVQYHWNFGDGAVGGGSSTAHSYSRAGRYTVRLKASNPENAVCSTSESMREIKINQPPVPRIRWAVAGQAMNFETPQAVLPNTLLHFSAVESKDEDGVISKLHWDFGDGQQAEGWFVEHSFKEPGQYLVRLTVEDDDTGLTCSRSQIELSVFVVGQPALQIQGPEQVCVDQEVHYSLNSLNGEAEQVRWDFGRGMEMQGREVSVTFPQNGIREIHTQVDGQPGPVTSVQVLTLPEIILPDQLTVLAGEEVRIVPAPLVSQKTSAQPLLHWESGDGTVVEERQEGVFRHVYSEPGKYTVRLHLKGGAEMPACLAAEKEITVTVLPPPEVHIISKPEQIFSGGARDEVLFQAELREGQGNWTYHWDFGDKGKGEGATVSHIFQKPGAYTVTLTLIDGSGIAGKPYSFSRKVVVQDRGRR